The Penaeus vannamei isolate JL-2024 chromosome 39, ASM4276789v1, whole genome shotgun sequence genome window below encodes:
- the LOC138860064 gene encoding cleavage stimulation factor subunit 2-like, with protein MRPGDGVPGYEARGMESQGMRPGDGDPGYEARGIEPQGMESQVMRPGGMESQGPGNGVPGYEARRNGVPGYKARGNGVPGYEARGMEFQGMRPGGMESQGYEARGMESQGMRPRDGVPEYEARGMESQGMRPRGMESQGMRPGEWSPRV; from the exons atgaggcccggggatggagtcccagggtatgaggcacggggaatggaatcccagggtatgaggcccggggatggagacCCAGgatatgaggcccggggaatagAGCCCCAgggaatggaatcccaggttatgaggcccgggggaatggagtcccagg gcccggggaatggagtcccagggtatgaggcccggaggaatggagtcccagggtataaAGCCCGGGGGAATGGAGTTCCAGGGTATgaagcccggggaatggagttccagggtatgaggcccgggggaatggagtcccagg ggtatgaggcccggggaatggagtcccagggtatgaggcccagggatggagtcccagagtatgAGGCCCgtggaatggagtcccagggtatgaggcccaggggaatggagtcccagggtatgaggcccggggaatggagtcccagggtatga